The Desmonostoc muscorum LEGE 12446 genome includes a region encoding these proteins:
- the ygfZ gene encoding CAF17-like 4Fe-4S cluster assembly/insertion protein YgfZ, giving the protein MPTSTIDNQDAAAIQAARVGVAIYDRSGWGRIKVSGDDRLRFLHNQSTNDFLALKPGQGCDTVFVTSTARTIDLVTAYVREDAVILLVSPNRRQFLMEWLDKYIFFADKVELSDITQYTNTLSLIGPQSDAVIEKLGIGELIGQPYGSHQVYTIANAQGVRIAVGSGLGIPGYTLNFPYTDKATVWEKLLETGAVEMSDRAWDVLRILQGRPAPDAELTDDYNPLEAGLWETISFNKGCYIGQETIARLNTYKGVKQHLFGVKISATTETGSAIAVGDEKVGKLTSYTETPDGYFGLGYIRTKAGGVGLKVKVGETEGEIVEIPFVSHEYP; this is encoded by the coding sequence ATGCCAACATCTACAATTGACAATCAAGACGCAGCTGCTATCCAAGCTGCTAGAGTTGGGGTTGCAATATACGATCGCTCTGGCTGGGGACGCATCAAAGTGTCTGGCGATGACCGACTCCGCTTTTTACATAACCAAAGTACTAACGATTTCCTCGCACTCAAGCCAGGACAAGGTTGTGATACAGTTTTCGTCACTTCCACAGCCAGAACTATTGATTTAGTAACCGCCTACGTCAGAGAAGATGCGGTGATTCTGCTCGTTTCGCCTAACCGCAGGCAGTTTCTCATGGAATGGCTGGATAAATATATTTTCTTTGCAGATAAGGTGGAATTATCTGATATCACACAATATACCAACACCCTCAGCCTCATTGGTCCCCAAAGCGACGCTGTAATCGAAAAGTTGGGGATTGGCGAACTTATCGGGCAACCCTACGGTAGTCACCAAGTATACACCATTGCTAATGCTCAGGGAGTGCGAATTGCTGTAGGTAGTGGGTTAGGAATTCCCGGATACACTTTGAATTTTCCTTATACTGACAAAGCAACGGTGTGGGAGAAACTGTTAGAAACTGGGGCGGTAGAAATGAGCGATCGCGCTTGGGATGTGTTGCGAATCTTACAAGGACGCCCCGCCCCAGATGCAGAACTCACTGATGATTATAATCCCTTGGAAGCTGGTTTGTGGGAAACAATTTCCTTTAACAAAGGTTGCTATATTGGGCAAGAAACCATTGCGCGGTTAAACACATACAAAGGTGTAAAACAACACTTATTTGGTGTTAAAATAAGTGCTACTACGGAAACTGGAAGTGCGATCGCCGTTGGAGATGAAAAGGTCGGTAAGCTTACCAGTTATACAGAAACTCCTGATGGTTATTTTGGACTAGGTTACATCCGCACCAAAGCTGGTGGTGTTGGTTTAAAAGTTAAAGTGGGAGAAACTGAAGGTGAAATAGTAGAAATCCCATTTGTTTCTCACGAATACCCATAG
- the bchB gene encoding ferredoxin:protochlorophyllide reductase (ATP-dependent) subunit B, producing MKLAYWMYAGPAHIGTLRIASSFKNVHAIMHAPLGDDYFNVMRSMLSRERDFTPVTTSVVDRNVLARGSQEKVVDNITRKDAEEHPDLIVLTPTCTSSILQEDLHNFVERAQLEAKGDVMLADVNHYRYNELQAADRTLDQIVQYYIEKARKRGELAEGKTEKPSVNIIGTTTLGFHNNHDCTELKRLMADLGIEVNTLIPEGASVKDLKKMPKAWFNLVPYRELGLTTARYLEEQFGTPYIDITPMGVVETARCIRKIQQVINAQGADVNYEDFINEQTLYVSQAAWFSRSIDCQNLTGKKAVVFGDNTHAAAITKILAREMGIHVVWAGTYCKYDADWFREQVSEYCDEVLITDDHGAIGDAIARVEPSAIFGTQMERHVGKRLDIPCGVIAAPIHVQNFPIGYKPFMGYEGTNQITDLIYNSFTLGMEDHLLEIFGGHDTKEVITKGISADSDLSWTKDGQAELNKIPGFVRGKVKRNTEKFARDRGFKEINAEVLYAAKEAVGA from the coding sequence ATGAAATTGGCTTACTGGATGTATGCAGGCCCAGCCCATATCGGCACTCTCCGAATCGCTAGTTCTTTTAAAAACGTTCATGCAATCATGCACGCGCCACTAGGGGATGATTACTTCAACGTCATGCGCTCTATGCTATCGCGGGAGAGGGATTTCACTCCGGTGACAACCAGTGTTGTCGATCGCAACGTTTTGGCACGCGGTTCTCAGGAAAAGGTGGTAGATAACATCACCCGCAAAGATGCCGAGGAACACCCAGATTTAATTGTGTTAACTCCCACCTGCACTTCTAGCATTTTGCAAGAAGACTTACACAACTTTGTAGAACGGGCGCAACTGGAAGCCAAAGGGGACGTAATGCTGGCGGATGTGAACCATTACCGCTACAACGAACTGCAAGCAGCCGATCGCACTCTCGATCAAATTGTCCAATACTACATTGAAAAAGCCCGGAAGCGGGGCGAATTAGCAGAAGGCAAAACCGAAAAGCCCTCAGTTAACATTATCGGTACTACCACCCTCGGTTTCCACAACAATCACGACTGCACCGAACTCAAACGGCTGATGGCTGACTTGGGGATTGAGGTAAATACCTTAATTCCCGAAGGTGCTTCGGTGAAGGACTTGAAGAAGATGCCCAAAGCCTGGTTTAACCTGGTGCCTTACCGGGAACTCGGTTTGACTACAGCTCGTTACCTAGAAGAACAATTCGGCACACCTTATATAGACATTACCCCAATGGGTGTAGTGGAAACTGCTCGGTGTATCCGTAAAATTCAGCAGGTAATTAACGCCCAAGGCGCTGATGTGAACTACGAAGACTTCATCAACGAGCAAACCCTGTATGTATCACAAGCCGCTTGGTTCTCCCGTTCCATTGACTGTCAAAACTTGACCGGCAAAAAAGCAGTGGTATTTGGCGACAACACCCACGCCGCCGCCATCACTAAGATTTTGGCAAGAGAAATGGGGATTCACGTAGTTTGGGCTGGAACCTACTGCAAATATGATGCAGACTGGTTCCGGGAACAGGTGAGCGAATATTGCGATGAAGTGCTGATTACAGACGATCATGGCGCAATTGGGGATGCGATCGCTCGCGTCGAACCCTCTGCTATTTTCGGCACCCAAATGGAACGCCACGTTGGTAAGCGCTTGGATATTCCTTGCGGTGTAATTGCTGCACCCATCCACGTCCAGAATTTCCCCATTGGTTACAAGCCATTTATGGGTTACGAAGGTACAAATCAAATTACAGATTTAATCTACAATTCCTTCACTTTGGGAATGGAAGATCATCTTTTAGAAATATTTGGAGGTCATGATACCAAGGAAGTAATTACTAAAGGAATTTCCGCTGATTCTGACCTGAGTTGGACAAAAGATGGTCAAGCAGAATTGAATAAAATTCCTGGATTTGTGCGCGGGAAAGTGAAGCGTAATACTGAAAAATTTGCCCGCGATCGGGGTTTCAAGGAAATCAATGCTGAGGTGTTGTACGCCGCGAAGGAAGCTGTAGGCGCGTAG
- a CDS encoding DUF5331 domain-containing protein produces MNIQQLRQSLKQKWLSYYEQNSSWLVKMRIWATYDGLRRPSSGFILATLSVLEPQFDEILAFILDLSNNPDKIVAALGLNFNPDEELRLIKSENQVESESLQDKVSHDRQAVPLVLTPSKVTLDSPVKTLHSDLPRLQQTVTSFTDSTELDSTNKAGTSVAVLTKVTHNTSVKPSHSVKPDSGLLREDKSVKLPLHRLLSGGTLTITSQVNNKAKTMPLATEISSHSKPVRSLAITTEIAKNTQYVNTPPQDVKTKVNVLPSTNARSLASWVDEFCQGTRCDREEFRTQESEFSIRKL; encoded by the coding sequence ATGAATATCCAGCAACTGCGTCAATCCTTAAAACAGAAGTGGCTGAGTTACTACGAGCAAAATAGTTCCTGGCTGGTTAAAATGCGAATTTGGGCTACCTATGACGGTCTGCGGCGTCCTTCGTCTGGTTTTATTTTGGCAACGCTATCTGTTTTGGAACCGCAGTTTGATGAGATACTTGCTTTTATCTTGGATTTAAGTAATAATCCTGATAAAATAGTGGCAGCTTTAGGCCTCAACTTTAATCCTGATGAAGAGTTACGTTTAATCAAATCAGAAAACCAAGTTGAAAGTGAGTCGTTACAGGATAAAGTTTCTCACGATCGCCAAGCTGTACCATTGGTGTTAACTCCCTCCAAGGTTACACTTGATTCTCCTGTAAAAACGCTACACTCAGATTTGCCACGCTTACAGCAAACTGTAACATCATTTACAGATAGCACTGAACTAGATTCTACAAACAAAGCTGGGACATCAGTTGCAGTTCTTACTAAGGTTACTCACAATACTTCCGTAAAACCGTCACATTCAGTCAAGCCAGACTCTGGTTTACTCAGGGAAGATAAATCAGTAAAATTGCCCCTCCATCGTTTACTTTCAGGAGGAACGCTAACAATTACCTCCCAGGTAAACAATAAAGCCAAAACTATGCCATTAGCCACTGAAATTTCTAGTCACAGCAAACCAGTGCGTTCGCTAGCAATTACTACCGAAATTGCCAAAAATACCCAGTATGTCAATACACCACCACAAGACGTTAAAACCAAAGTGAATGTGTTACCAAGCACCAATGCCCGTAGTCTAGCTTCTTGGGTAGATGAATTTTGTCAAGGCACCAGATGCGATCGAGAAGAATTCAGAACTCAGGAGTCAGAATTCAGTATTAGAAAACTTTAA
- a CDS encoding cadmium resistance transporter, with amino-acid sequence MDWLIATIKIGLAAAVATTFDDNIYLTAFFSEVNRTFRPQHVVVGEILGFTALMIVSLLGFLMGLAIPSTWTGLLGILPILIGLKNLLNLNKDDSVEDKSANLKRNSKFHGFDSRKRSLWDVIRDPQTYRVSSVTIANGGNNLGIYIPLFATSSIQNLTVIVPVCYFIVFCWLFMSYNLTRLPGIALILSRYASKIFPFVLMWLGFRILVDSESYRIFLPNT; translated from the coding sequence ATGGATTGGTTAATTGCAACAATTAAGATTGGGCTAGCTGCGGCTGTGGCAACAACATTTGATGACAATATTTATCTGACTGCCTTCTTTAGTGAGGTTAATCGGACTTTTCGTCCTCAACATGTTGTAGTTGGTGAGATTTTAGGGTTCACGGCATTAATGATAGTAAGTTTACTTGGGTTCTTGATGGGTCTAGCAATTCCCTCAACTTGGACTGGTCTACTGGGGATTCTGCCGATACTTATTGGCTTGAAGAATCTGCTCAACCTGAATAAGGATGATTCAGTTGAAGATAAGTCAGCCAATCTCAAAAGAAACTCGAAATTTCATGGATTTGATTCCAGAAAGCGATCGCTCTGGGACGTAATCCGCGATCCGCAGACATATCGCGTCTCCTCGGTTACAATTGCCAACGGCGGCAACAATCTTGGCATCTATATCCCCCTGTTTGCCACTAGCTCAATCCAAAATCTCACTGTGATCGTACCAGTTTGCTATTTCATTGTTTTTTGCTGGCTGTTTATGTCCTATAATCTGACTCGTCTACCTGGTATCGCTTTGATACTCAGCCGTTATGCTAGCAAGATTTTCCCCTTCGTTCTGATGTGGCTGGGTTTCAGAATTCTGGTAGACAGCGAATCTTATCGTATTTTTCTCCCAAACACTTGA
- a CDS encoding Uma2 family endonuclease, giving the protein MTAIAIKLNSIIQLTDNQFYQLCRENPEIKFERNAAGELLIMPPTGGETGNRNFEISVEFGIWNRQTQLGICFDSSTCFKLPNGANRSPDVAWIRKERWDTLTPEQKEKFPPIAPDFVLELMSPSDTLRETQEKMQEYIDNGVKLGWLINPKMRQVEIYRLGQPVEILTSPQELSGEDVLPGFILNLSIIWR; this is encoded by the coding sequence ATGACAGCGATCGCCATTAAATTAAACTCCATCATCCAACTCACCGACAACCAATTTTATCAACTGTGTCGGGAAAATCCTGAAATCAAATTTGAACGCAACGCAGCCGGAGAACTCTTAATCATGCCACCCACAGGCGGAGAAACTGGAAATCGTAATTTTGAAATTTCTGTTGAGTTCGGAATTTGGAATCGTCAAACTCAATTAGGAATTTGCTTTGATTCTTCCACCTGCTTCAAACTGCCCAATGGTGCTAACCGTTCTCCTGATGTCGCTTGGATTAGAAAAGAACGATGGGATACACTCACACCTGAACAAAAAGAAAAATTCCCTCCAATTGCCCCAGATTTTGTTTTAGAGTTAATGTCACCCAGCGATACTTTGCGAGAAACGCAAGAGAAGATGCAGGAATATATCGATAATGGAGTCAAATTAGGTTGGTTAATTAATCCTAAAATGCGACAAGTAGAAATTTATCGTCTTGGTCAACCAGTGGAAATATTAACATCTCCCCAAGAATTATCAGGAGAAGATGTGTTACCAGGATTTATTTTAAATTTGTCAATCATCTGGAGATAA
- a CDS encoding aliphatic sulfonate ABC transporter substrate-binding protein: MISRLIDLLPRCTGQNILRSLRSATRTSATYRFAVRFCIGLVSILVLPLVFDDHAIAASESGNQFQLPKRSIIQLLETVGLFMGGIIFCVVLDRWFSQRSHQSSNTPLAEQARRLKQLKIGYPEGMTNLEVLRTQALLETRLRPFGLSVIWTSFLSASSLIEALSNGTIDFCGGGGTASIFSQAADHVFVRVAKEKYTAPKGQAILVPEDSPIQTLADLKGKKIAFDKGSSAHYILVRSLAKVGLDFSDIEPVYLTQPEALPRFRRGEIDAWVIWVPYTATLARSAYPGRSIADLESIFGDKASIEVPTYYYAVPELVRDYPDLLKVILEEVNEAGTWAKRQELEAVQRLAEHHEIDPSIVEILQKHSGERAIIPIDDQSLNALQHQANIFRDLNLIPERVNVKDGTYSLQAKQNWTY; encoded by the coding sequence ATGATTAGCCGTTTGATTGACCTTCTGCCTAGATGCACAGGTCAAAATATCTTACGGTCGCTCAGATCAGCCACTCGTACATCGGCTACCTACAGGTTTGCAGTTCGATTTTGCATCGGACTTGTCTCGATTTTGGTCTTGCCTCTAGTTTTTGACGATCATGCTATTGCTGCTTCTGAATCTGGTAATCAGTTCCAACTACCTAAAAGATCCATAATCCAGTTACTGGAAACCGTGGGACTGTTTATGGGGGGGATAATTTTCTGTGTAGTATTGGATCGCTGGTTTTCTCAGCGTTCTCATCAATCCAGCAACACGCCCTTAGCAGAGCAAGCGCGGCGGCTCAAGCAACTCAAAATTGGATATCCAGAGGGGATGACAAATCTGGAAGTTCTCCGGACTCAAGCCTTGCTGGAAACGCGTTTGCGACCATTTGGGCTGAGTGTCATCTGGACAAGCTTTTTATCAGCCTCTTCTCTGATAGAAGCACTCAGCAACGGAACGATTGACTTCTGCGGGGGCGGCGGCACGGCCAGCATCTTCTCTCAAGCAGCGGATCACGTATTTGTACGGGTGGCTAAGGAAAAATATACCGCTCCCAAAGGTCAAGCAATTCTAGTGCCGGAAGATTCGCCAATTCAGACACTAGCAGACCTGAAGGGCAAAAAGATCGCTTTTGACAAAGGCTCAAGCGCACATTATATACTTGTGCGATCGCTGGCAAAAGTCGGTCTAGATTTTAGTGACATCGAGCCAGTTTATCTGACACAACCGGAGGCGCTGCCCCGATTCCGCCGCGGTGAAATCGATGCTTGGGTGATTTGGGTTCCCTACACAGCTACCCTTGCCCGAAGCGCTTATCCAGGGCGATCGATTGCAGACTTAGAGAGCATATTTGGTGACAAAGCCTCCATAGAAGTTCCCACTTATTACTACGCCGTTCCAGAACTGGTACGCGACTATCCCGACTTGCTGAAGGTGATTTTAGAAGAGGTAAACGAAGCTGGAACTTGGGCTAAGAGACAGGAATTAGAAGCTGTTCAACGATTGGCAGAACACCATGAAATCGATCCATCCATTGTAGAAATTTTACAGAAACATAGTGGCGAACGCGCCATCATTCCCATTGACGACCAATCGCTCAATGCTCTACAGCATCAGGCAAATATATTTAGAGATTTAAATCTGATTCCTGAGCGGGTGAATGTCAAAGATGGAACCTATAGTTTGCAGGCCAAGCAAAACTGGACTTATTAA
- a CDS encoding Uma2 family endonuclease, with protein MFSSPLVVQFPSSMQMTDEQFFDFCQVNRDLRIERNRFGEISIMPPTGSETGNRNFNVAGQLYVWAEKDSTGICFDSSTGFKLSTGAERSPDASWIKLSRWNTLSPEQQQKFAPICPDFVVELRSPSDSLQRLKEKMEEYMREPGIQLGLLIDRKHRRVYIYRPGVSEECLENPATVSGEPVLPGFVLNMSKVW; from the coding sequence ATGTTTTCATCCCCTTTAGTTGTGCAATTTCCCTCCTCAATGCAAATGACAGACGAGCAATTTTTTGACTTTTGTCAGGTGAATCGTGACTTACGCATTGAGCGCAATAGATTTGGAGAAATATCAATTATGCCTCCCACTGGTTCAGAGACAGGTAACCGTAACTTTAATGTAGCTGGTCAGTTGTATGTTTGGGCAGAAAAAGACAGTACAGGTATTTGTTTTGACTCCAGTACCGGATTTAAACTATCAACGGGTGCAGAGCGATCGCCTGATGCTTCCTGGATTAAACTATCACGGTGGAATACTCTTTCCCCAGAACAACAGCAAAAGTTTGCTCCCATCTGTCCAGATTTTGTAGTCGAACTGAGGTCGCCTTCTGATAGCCTCCAACGCTTGAAGGAAAAAATGGAGGAATATATGAGGGAGCCAGGAATACAGCTAGGTTTATTAATTGACCGCAAGCATCGCCGAGTTTATATTTATCGTCCTGGTGTTTCAGAGGAATGTCTAGAAAATCCCGCGACTGTCAGCGGTGAACCAGTATTACCTGGGTTTGTTTTAAATATGAGTAAAGTTTGGTAA
- a CDS encoding type II toxin-antitoxin system HicA family toxin, translating to MSRTRRMNADEVETILQRYGFELVSQKGSHRKWRNIERQLQ from the coding sequence ATGAGCCGTACCCGACGGATGAATGCTGATGAAGTTGAAACCATTTTGCAACGTTACGGCTTTGAGCTAGTCTCTCAAAAAGGAAGTCATCGCAAATGGCGAAATATTGAGCGACAACTTCAGTAA
- a CDS encoding (2Fe-2S) ferredoxin domain-containing protein, with amino-acid sequence MTNITQPSNFSTINQPSFPTCVRVCQNRTCKKQGAVKVLAAFTALPIPGVTVTDSSCLGQCGNGPMVLVLPDMVWYSRVQPDEVSLLVEQHLLGGQRVKQMLYYRFHS; translated from the coding sequence ATGACAAACATCACTCAACCATCAAACTTTTCCACAATCAACCAACCTTCTTTTCCTACATGTGTGCGGGTTTGTCAAAATCGCACTTGTAAAAAGCAAGGCGCTGTTAAAGTCTTAGCAGCTTTTACAGCTTTGCCAATTCCTGGAGTAACAGTAACAGATAGCAGCTGTTTGGGACAATGTGGCAATGGACCGATGGTGCTGGTATTACCGGATATGGTCTGGTATAGCCGCGTTCAGCCTGATGAAGTATCTCTACTGGTAGAACAGCATTTGTTAGGTGGTCAAAGAGTCAAACAGATGCTCTATTATCGGTTTCATTCCTAA
- a CDS encoding SDR family NAD(P)-dependent oxidoreductase, which produces MKNEKWNAENILSQKGRVAIVTGSSSGIGYETARVLANKQASVIIAVRNLDKGNKALAKILQQNKDADVKVMELDLANLASVKNFAENFQKNYLRLDLLINNAGVMIPPYSKTTDGFELQLGTNHLGHFALTGHVLELLISTEGSRIVNVSSGAHSLGKIDFDDLNWEKRSYAKWKAYGDSKLANIYFTYELDRKLKDNNLDTVVTASHPGWTATELQRTAGGVVKYLNGILAQDITMGALPTLRAAIEAGLKGAEYFGPNGFMEVRGYPIKVESNELSKDQAIAKKLWEVSEKLTDVKFEFNKNRTYAKDNESSGNS; this is translated from the coding sequence ATGAAAAATGAAAAATGGAACGCAGAAAATATTCTGAGTCAAAAAGGAAGAGTAGCAATTGTCACGGGTTCGAGCAGCGGTATCGGTTATGAAACAGCGCGGGTTTTAGCTAATAAACAAGCGTCTGTAATCATTGCGGTTCGCAATTTGGACAAAGGAAACAAAGCATTGGCGAAAATTCTTCAACAGAATAAAGATGCCGACGTAAAGGTGATGGAACTTGATTTGGCAAATTTAGCATCAGTTAAAAATTTCGCTGAAAACTTTCAGAAAAATTACTTGCGTCTGGATTTACTGATTAATAATGCGGGTGTGATGATTCCGCCGTATTCAAAAACCACGGACGGTTTTGAATTGCAGCTCGGCACTAATCATCTCGGACATTTTGCTTTGACGGGGCATGTTTTAGAACTGTTGATCAGCACCGAAGGCTCACGAATCGTGAATGTTTCGAGCGGCGCACATAGTTTAGGCAAGATAGATTTCGATGATTTGAATTGGGAAAAGAGAAGTTATGCCAAATGGAAAGCCTACGGCGACAGCAAACTTGCGAATATCTATTTTACCTACGAACTCGACCGAAAACTAAAAGATAACAATCTCGACACAGTTGTAACCGCCTCACATCCGGGCTGGACGGCAACCGAATTGCAGAGAACTGCGGGCGGCGTTGTGAAATATCTCAACGGCATCCTTGCTCAAGACATCACGATGGGTGCATTACCGACTCTGCGGGCGGCGATCGAAGCAGGCTTAAAAGGCGCGGAATATTTCGGTCCCAATGGGTTTATGGAAGTGCGTGGCTATCCAATAAAAGTCGAATCAAACGAGTTATCCAAAGACCAAGCGATCGCCAAAAAACTATGGGAAGTATCGGAAAAACTAACCGATGTGAAATTTGAATTTAATAAAAACAGGACTTACGCAAAAGATAACGAAAGTAGCGGTAATTCATGA
- a CDS encoding cysteine synthase A, protein MDIKNGFVGAVGNTPLIRLNSFSEETGCEILGKAEFLNPGGSVKDRAALYIIQDAEEKGLLKPGGTVVEGTAGNTGIGLAHICNAKGYKCLIIIPDTQSQEKIDALTALGAEVRRVPAVPYKDPNNYVKLSGRVAAELENAIWANQFDNLANRRAHYETTGPEIWAQTDGKIDAWTAATGTAGTFAGVALYLKKQNPAIKCVVADPLGSGLYSYVKTGEIKMEGNSITEGIGNGRVTANMEGAPADDAIQIDDQEALRVVYQLLRKDGLLMGGSTGINVGAAVALAKQLGPGHTIVTILCDSGSRYQSRIFNPEWLASKGLSID, encoded by the coding sequence ATGGACATTAAAAATGGCTTTGTCGGCGCTGTAGGCAACACACCTCTGATTCGCTTAAACAGCTTCAGTGAAGAAACAGGGTGCGAAATCCTTGGTAAAGCAGAATTCCTCAATCCTGGCGGTTCCGTCAAAGACCGCGCCGCACTTTACATCATCCAAGACGCAGAAGAGAAAGGTTTACTCAAACCCGGTGGTACTGTTGTCGAAGGAACCGCTGGTAATACTGGCATTGGACTAGCGCATATTTGCAACGCCAAAGGCTACAAATGCCTAATTATTATTCCCGATACCCAATCACAAGAAAAGATCGACGCACTGACAGCCCTGGGAGCAGAAGTCCGTCGCGTCCCAGCTGTACCCTACAAAGACCCCAACAACTACGTCAAGTTATCTGGTAGAGTCGCCGCTGAATTAGAAAACGCCATTTGGGCAAATCAGTTTGATAATTTAGCCAACCGCCGCGCCCACTATGAAACCACAGGGCCAGAAATTTGGGCACAGACAGATGGTAAAATAGATGCATGGACAGCTGCAACTGGTACTGCTGGTACTTTTGCTGGTGTGGCGTTGTACTTAAAAAAACAAAATCCAGCCATTAAATGCGTTGTTGCCGACCCGCTGGGTAGTGGACTTTATAGCTATGTCAAAACTGGCGAAATCAAAATGGAAGGAAATTCCATCACCGAGGGCATCGGTAATGGTCGTGTTACAGCCAACATGGAAGGCGCACCTGCGGATGACGCCATCCAAATCGACGATCAAGAAGCTTTGCGGGTAGTTTACCAACTATTGAGAAAAGATGGCTTGTTAATGGGCGGTTCAACAGGTATTAATGTTGGGGCAGCTGTTGCCCTAGCGAAGCAATTAGGCCCAGGACATACCATCGTCACTATTTTATGTGATAGCGGTTCCCGGTATCAGTCGCGGATATTCAACCCCGAATGGTTAGCCTCAAAAGGACTTTCAATAGATTAG
- a CDS encoding Uma2 family endonuclease gives MFSSPLVVQFPSSMQMTDEQFFDFCQVNRDLRIERNRFGEISIMPPTGSETGNRNFNVALQLGVWAEKDGTGICFDSSTGFKLSTGADRSPDASWIKLSRWNTLSPEQQQKFAPICPDFIVELRSLSDSLQRLQEKMEEYMREPGIQVGLLIDRKHRRVYIYRPGVPEECLENPATVSGEPVLPGFVLNMSKVW, from the coding sequence ATGTTTTCATCCCCTTTAGTTGTGCAATTTCCCTCCTCAATGCAAATGACAGACGAGCAATTTTTTGACTTTTGTCAGGTGAATCGTGACTTACGCATTGAGCGCAATAGATTTGGAGAAATATCAATTATGCCTCCCACTGGTTCAGAGACAGGTAACCGCAATTTCAACGTTGCCTTACAGCTAGGAGTTTGGGCAGAAAAAGATGGTACAGGTATCTGTTTTGATTCCAGCACTGGATTTAAACTATCAACGGGTGCAGATAGATCGCCTGATGCTTCCTGGATTAAACTATCACGGTGGAATACTCTTTCCCCAGAACAACAGCAAAAGTTTGCTCCCATCTGTCCAGATTTTATAGTTGAACTAAGATCGCTTTCTGATAGCCTCCAACGTTTGCAGGAAAAAATGGAGGAATATATGAGGGAGCCAGGAATACAGGTAGGCTTATTAATTGACCGCAAGCATCGCCGAGTTTATATTTATCGTCCGGGTGTTCCAGAGGAATGTCTAGAAAATCCCGCGACTGTCAGCGGCGAACCAGTATTGCCTGGGTTTGTTTTAAATATGAGTAAAGTTTGGTAG
- a CDS encoding type II toxin-antitoxin system HicB family antitoxin: MKWRVILEPDPETGDWAVWCPELPGCVSAGETEQEALENIREAIALYLEPDIIDLSPGAVTREVTVG, encoded by the coding sequence ATGAAGTGGCGTGTAATTCTTGAACCAGATCCAGAAACAGGTGATTGGGCTGTTTGGTGCCCAGAGTTACCAGGTTGTGTTTCCGCAGGAGAAACAGAGCAAGAAGCCTTAGAAAATATTCGTGAAGCGATCGCACTTTATCTTGAGCCTGATATTATCGACCTATCACCAGGTGCGGTTACACGCGAGGTTACTGTGGGATGA